One window from the genome of Nicotiana tomentosiformis chromosome 5, ASM39032v3, whole genome shotgun sequence encodes:
- the LOC104098580 gene encoding uncharacterized protein: MFAARNVSKMPGWLRKDFWDKLLAKWNTDEWKKKSEQEKAKRASSKGGSLHTGGSISFAAHKLKLEKERGRDISHAEVFEEMRKKKKKDGTREHWVETRASDTYENYHKRVEEWQQTQPLSTQPIPDDMTSSWT, encoded by the exons ATGTTCGCTGCTCGAAATGTTAGTAAAATGCCAGGGTGGTtaagaaaagatttttgggatAAACTTCTTGCAAAATGGAATACCGATGAGTGGAAGAAGAAGAGTGAACAAGAAAAGGCAAAACGTGCCTCCAGTAAAGGTGGCTCGTTGCACACAGGAGGTTCGATTAGTTTTGCGGCTCATAAACTAAAATTG GAAAAGGAAAGAGGGCGAGATATTAGTCACGCTGAGGTTTTCGAGGAGATgcgaaagaaaaagaagaaggacgGTACAAGAGAACATTGGGTGGAGACGCGTGCGTCAGACACATAT GAAAATTATCATAAAAGGGTGGAAGAATGGCAACAAACTCAGCCTCTTTCAACTCAACCAATACCTGATGATATGACTTCATCGTGGACATAG